The Belonocnema kinseyi isolate 2016_QV_RU_SX_M_011 chromosome 10, B_treatae_v1, whole genome shotgun sequence genome has a window encoding:
- the LOC117181244 gene encoding uncharacterized protein LOC117181244: MCRPFHALARSLSNGKPRSENSDRTFYEGWICHCGTPLRLKTDQGRQFESDLFKSLNRLTGTTHLHTTSYHPQANGMVECLRRQLKAAIRGHENSQWTRVLPTVLLGIRSAWKGDMKATAAELVYGLPLRLPSQFLTPSTTNERHSAAFLQGLRGYMQQLRPSEPKRHGTDKTFVFKDLATAQHVFTRHYSVKKALEMLYDGPYTVGGTNITLEQPSNLVIPPQPAVQRVETPPSLQAPNNQPQQLRRSQRQVKFVDRYQAGFSL; this comes from the exons ATGTGTCGACCGTTTCACGCGCTGGCCCGAAGCCTTTCCAATGGAAAACCAAGAAGCGAAAACAGTGATCGTACGTTCTACGAAGGATGGATTTGCCACTGCGGCACACCCCTCCGGTTGAAGACAGATCAAGGAAGGCAATTTGAATCCGATCTTTTTAAATCACTCAATAGATTGACAGGTACGACTCACCTGCATACGACTTCGTACCACCCACAAGCCAATGGTATGGTTGAGTGCCTTCGCAGACAACTAAAAGCTGCAATCCGCGGCCATGAAAATTCACAGTGGACACGTGTTTTACCTACGGTGTTACTCGGTATTCGCTCAGCCTGGAAAGGAGACATGAAGGCCACTGCTGCAGAGCTCGTATACGGCTTGCCCCTCCGACTCCCAAGTCAGTTCCTTACACCTAGTACAACAAACGAAAGACACAGCGCAGCCTTCCTACAAGGACTACGTGGATACATGCAGCAATTAAGGCCATCCGAGCCAAAACGTCACGGCACAGACAAAACCTTCGTCTTTAAAGACTTGGCAACAGCACAGCACGTCTTTACTCGACACTATTCTGTAAAAAAGGCACTTGAAATGCTATACGATGGTCCATATACCGTC GGAGGAACAAACATCACCCTTGAGCAGCCATCCAATCTAGTGATACCACCGCAACCAGCAGTGCAACGAGTAGAAACACCACCATCTTTGCAAGCACCGAATAATCAACCTCAGCAACTTCGTCGGTCCCAAAGGCAGGTGAAATTCGTCGACAGATATCAAGCAGGTTTCTCATTGTGA